Proteins encoded within one genomic window of Thunnus maccoyii chromosome 22, fThuMac1.1, whole genome shotgun sequence:
- the LOC121888887 gene encoding transmembrane protein 272-like: MPESVRPQHTELPAVTVVCSVLIMIILLTAQVTVGAQYQDDCPRQPFIPIYLQGFVAIFFLLWWCNKCDMCNVVCYCVTAVFFFCWFIAGSIAIYSIYEPNYDKNTTQADSYCNKTLYLFAFCSTTLTYVLLGLVLLCCCCCKQQKQDDDTQTLLQA; the protein is encoded by the exons ATGCCAGAGAGTGTCAGACCTCAACACACTGAACTTCCAGCTGTGACAGTGG TATGTAGCGTGCTGATTATGATTATCTTGCTCACTGCTCAGGTGACAGTTG GAGCACAGTACCAAGATGACTGTCCAAGGCAGCCTTTTATCCCCATCTATTTGCAAGGATTTGTAgccatcttcttcctcttgtgGTGGTGCAacaaatgtgacatgtgcaatGTGGTCTGTTACTGCGTGACCGCCGTCTTCTTCTTTTGCTGGTTCATTGCTG GTAGTATCGCGATCTACTCCATCTACGAACCCAACTACGACAAGAACACAACACAAGCTGATTCCTACTGCAACAAGACACTCTACCTGTTTGCTTTCTGCAGCACCACCTTGACCTATGTCCTGTTAGGTCTGGTCCTCTTatgctgttgctgttgtaaGCAACAAAAGCAGGATGATGATACACAAACGCTGTTGCAGGCATAA